The region CACAGTTTGGCTGGAAGCTGTCACTAATTCGCCACCTCCGGATCCTGGTTCATTCGCACATTGAACAGGAGACACTTGATCCTTTTTCAACAAATTAGCTTTATTGAACAGTGTAAATTCCATCTTCGTTACAGTACAAAATGTTACAGTCACGTATTTTTCAGCCTGACTTATCCCTTTCTTGTCTGACACCCCTGGACCCTGAGATACTCAGTCCAGCTCCGCAGCTTTCATGGGTTCTGACCCACCTTTCTGACACGGTTCCACCTTCTGCCTCTGGAAGGTGAATAAGGAATTCTCTTCTGCACCTAACTTGGGCCGTAGGCCCCAGACGTCCTGGGAATGTCTCAAAGTTAGTAGTGGTTGTCCGCATGCTGCCCAAAAGATCGTACTTTCCTGTCCTTTTTGGCCATTTGGCCTTAGACTCCACCAAGTCATGCTTTCTATCTATTCTCTCATCCCTATCTGACTAAAACCAGGAACTGTTTCCCCATATAACTACCTTTACCCCTCCCAAACTGAGGctgtactttaaagggaaccagtcaggtcccccatgccctccatcaCAGCAGCATGTACTTATTTATTAggagtaaattccctgcctaattaGCCCTGCATAACGTTTTTCTGTACAAATGAGGTTTACAAGAAGCATTTATATTGTCCCCGTTTGCTATGCTAATGAGGACATTGACTATTTCAGTCAgcgttagttgccccagactaTTCAGCCCTGTCTTCATGCCTTGTGGGCGTAATAATTTGCAGGAGCTGTTGTTATCGCCAGCCCCTGCAAATCTAGGGCATGCCCGCCGCTCATTCCGGCAGCATCACTGTGTCTCTAAAGCCAGGTGTACGTTTAGAAGATGGCTTCCGGACATGCACAGTTTAcgcctctgaagccgggaagcgTACACCCAGCTTCAGAGATGAAGTGACACTGTCGAAATGAGCTGCACACATGCAGGAGATTTGCATGGAGATGAAGCCGCTCGTGCAAATttgaacatggaaagagggctgattaGTCTGGTGAAACTAACACCCCATTGGCTAGTCAAAGCCCTCGTTAGCATAGCAAATGGGGACATTATAAATACTTTTTTATGCACTCATAAATAAGGGAATGGTGCTGAGTTGGAGGGCATGGGgaacctgacaggttctctttaactgttCCTATGCTATACTTATTTATTTCCTGCTTCTACTGTGCCCTCCATTGCGCTTCCCCATTCCTATTTATACCTATATCTATTGCTTTATGTTATTCCTATACCTATGTCTTAATCTTATCCTTTCCCTATATCTAATACATTTATCAGAACACATTGAGTCACCCACATATTATAGCAATACTTCAACAATGATAATGGTCTATGCAATAGAAAATGCTTTTCATATACCCAGGCTATAATTGTTTTTCTAATTACGGAGAAGCACATGACCAGCCTGGTCACCCTCTTACACAAGATCTAACTTGTATTCCAGGAGCTGACCTTGAATCTCACCGCTAAATTCAAAACAAAATTTTAGATACTTCTTAAGGAGGGAGCATATATAGGTGCAATAATGGAAAGATTATCTAAAGACTTCCTAGTACAATTTCCTGTAATCCCAATATATCATTCACTTACAAAATTTCACAAAACACAATTCCTTCCCCCTTTATGACCCATTGAGGGCTTGGGAGAGAAGCTCAGCTCCTGGGTGGATCTATATTTACAAGTGGATCGCCCccgtagggccgtggggtactcggtaccgggtccttcggttcggtagggatgtcacagtggctgacccggtccgtggccctaggggcgtccgtataaaaagggggaaaggtctttaaagggataatgttcgtgatgccacctgtggtattcggtcagggtgaccgacgctgcttaggggtccgctggagtgatgttatggcagctagatggtataccttcccacaggtgaagtgtatccccagggcttcccagaagtgtagatggtgatggtgtaaggcgtggtgaataacgaggacacaaggttgcagtctctttaccttttactgaaggcttcagtgtccacagtcctgggcatcggatcacggggcaggcagagtctggttggtctgaaggcaaatccagagtctccttatccaggtggaatgcaatagccttcctatgcgcacagtaacacagtaggtcctcacttgcttaagctctaatgaggtcctcactgttattactcttctctctctgttccccgtggtcggatagaacaaaacccgtatgactgatggcctgaggcttgtttatagggaccctagagacaccccgacccccacaagctgccacctgtcttcttaggtattttaggtcgggcagccaacttggaattgactgtcctgccagtctctgaagcaacggcgtagagcactttactccctcggtattccggctaccggaacgcgcaccagaaggatgcagctcttctcgtctactatcctctctcgtatccacttgttgctatgccttcgtttctcactcactagaacacgcttcctttcaatgtctcttccttaggatgctgccgcatggggtgcaggcgcagctccgtgtaccctcgtcctcctcagaccgtagtctggatctgctggagatgaCTCCAGACAGCTCGACCTGGAGACCTTTCTCACTCggcctccagccaggaactccctaactttctaaccaacccaccagttttacctaactgtgaggagtggcctaatagatagaacctttgctccccctggtggagtggAGTGTGAAgcgtgtggtgtgtttgtgatacctggacaggagatctcctttattgcctctagacgtaatatcactccccctggtggtggaggaataatattactgcagcaaccaggactctggggcgctgcacccccccccccccccgttaaatccagcactcccgggctgggaaaagaaaacatcaatgcattagcaaaaagacatactacctttttggaatgctttaaacaaattaatttaacagtgcttccctttatgggaggtgagaacacttgaacgttgcaaacaataacatatttacattgtgcgcacGCGACTTTAAACCACAATTATTAACTAACTAACTATGAATGaccattacccatacaggtatgctatctactaagtgcaagtacaaaacagtatttttccttttaatgcgagtaccctctaagggcatactataaaacttcaaagtgaaattaacattttcttctttcttacttcttctacatatgcaggactatctgtctacccctacgggctcactgcattttttttttcagcctatTTCTATAAAACCTAgcaattactttaacttcaattttattcaaagtacatcattaaacattttctatgcttgactacatactatcactatgtaaaaacattactatctatctatttaaggcaacattatcacttttaggcaaAGTGCaataactaacattccctttaagaggaaaccaagtctattCTGAGGTAGTGTAAACAATGAATTTGCAAGTCAGTTATTAGCAGTGaagcagcaagaactttcacgctgtcatcaggaacagtttctttgaaaagctctttcttgtaaaaccagtagagagcacctttaagaaggtgcaaactatatacaggaacagtttgtgaatcattcaccgtccatgattccgcagttctttttaaagcaataataaaacttgtgcaaacttgaaacaacagggatcctgggtaaacaaagggatccctataagagttaacccaggacgggttttagcagtaaAACTaagaacagttaactatgtacattctCTTCGGATTTTCGAGGTTTATTTGAATAGCTTCCAGGGCTTCACCTGGCAcacaacccttcttggcctgggaagggtagaaTCCAGGGTCACACCTGGCACGGGATAAACACCATTGGTTTGTCTTTCGTGGATTGTcatatcatgcgcagcgatggaagcctgcgtagcttgagtatgggcatttgctgcagcaaaggtagcggctgctgcaagatcagtcactggaacggggtcagcagctgtggcaggagcagttgccggagcggggtcggtcaccggggcagggttgttcctcatacctgcttcagatgtggtccctccggtaCCGGTCCCCTcaatctccgctggggtctggaacgctggttgcagggccttgtgctgcagcgttgtcatgtgtttgcagcatctcgctttccggcagggccttgctttctggcttcggagcgctggaacttctttcttgctcctgaCCAGACGGGGCTGccaacagatgtctggtgaggctcccgattaaggtcttcttccacccggccacagcttCCAGCTCCCGGCGCACGAGCTGACAGGTGCGTGCTTCCTCTTCCTTCCGCAGGAGGTCCAGATTCATAGTCGGtgaagggtgcagttcttgcaggccctggctgggagagtcctcgtgctccatcccatgctccggggtccgctcacctccctctgCCATCTTGACTACCGGTTCTCTGTGGCCACAcgcgcacgctgctcctccattttctggaggcagagctcctccacccggttcccgccgttgcaattcAGGGGGCAGACCTCCTCGGGTTCTGGGCACGTCGTCCtgttgcagcagtagtcggagggggcggtcgtcactcttggcgccgctttggtagtctcctcccatggcacgcccttcttcttctcctgcgctcctcgtggcgctataatggtggcgattttggcgggaatctTTACAGTAATGGCGATACACAGTTCAGCAATGAAACACAGTTCAAATACAGCtcgggcacagttcttaggcacacatgacccgattcttcaggcttaagtacatcctgttcgtgacgccaagttggatcgcccccatagggccatggggtactcggtaccgggtccttcggttcggtaggaatgtcacggtggctgacccggtccgtggccctaggggcgtccgtataaaaaggggaaaggtctttaaagggataatgttcgtgacgccacctgtggtattcggtcagggtgaccgacgcttctTAGGGGGTTTCTAGGGACCCTAGaaacaccccgacccccacaagttgccacctgtcttcttaggtattttaggtcgggcagccaacttggaattgactgtcctgccagtctctgaagcaatggcgtagagcactttactccctcggtattctggctaccagaacgcacaccagaaggatgcagctcctctcgtctactatactctctggtatccacttgttgctatgcctttgtttctcactcactagaacacgcttcctttcaatgtctcttccttaggatgctgccgcatggggtgcaggcgcagctccgtgtacccttgtcctcctcagaccgtagtctggatctgctggagatcactccagacagctcggcctggaggcctttctctctcggtctccagccaggaactccctaactttctaaccaacccaccagttttacctaactgcgaggagtggcctaatagatagaacctttgctccccctggtggagtggAGTGTGAAgcgtgtggtgtgtttgtgatacctggacaggagatctcctttattgcctccagacgtaatatcactccccctggtggaggaataatactactgcagcaaccaggactctggggcgctgcacaagcattgTTTAAGAATCTGCCCAGCTATGTTCCTGTTACAAAACATGTCATATCCTCCTTATGTGGTACCCAATGGCCAAAAGCCTGCATATCATTATCTTGTGATGTTATAGGACTGTATCCATGTATATCACATGAATTGGTGGTTTCATCACTGAAACCTGCATACTCACAGTAGTTATTCTCCTGAAACTCAAAAATTTATTTTGATAGTAGTTGATATTTTATTACATCACAATTATTTTTCATTTAAATGGGACTTTTTATTTACATTAACAAGGAGCTTCTATGGGAGCGAGATTCTCCCCTTCAATAGCAAACATCTATATATCCAGATGGAAAGAATCATTCATATTCCCCGACACCAACCCTTTCTTCTACCATATCAGGTGGTATGGTCGCTACATAGACTACCTCCTCCCGATATGGGATTTCACCAGAGATATGGCTGTTGATTATGTACAATATCTAAACAATAATAACATAAACCTTATATTCATGTATATTGTCCAGGAAACCCAAATAGATTTCTTGGACTTTACTCCAGTTAATTAATCTACAAGTGACTTATCTCCTACAGAAAAAGTTCAGCAACTAACTCTACCTTACTAGCAACTTCATGTCACCCAAAACAAACCATTAAAAACATCCCAATTAATGAATGGATACAGACAAAAGGATTTTTTAAAAGTGGCCAATCTATATCCACGTTGTAAACATGCCGAAAATACCTCATTTTACATCTTCAGTACTAACAAGGCTTACAAAATTTATAATTTCATTCATTGCAATTCATCATATGTAGTTAATCTCATTATTTGTCATACCTCCATCATAGAATATGCTGGCTGCACAGTGGCCCCTAAAAACTCGCATCAGACGACATTTATCTGATGCGTAGAATAAACTCACATCTAAATGTTAAGCAACCACAAAACACTTTTCCTTACAACATGGAGGAGATACCATATCTTGTGGTACAGTGGGCATAGAACGGGCCCACACAGAGGTGGAGGCCATCATAGGAAGTTACTCAATTGGGAATCATGGTGGATATACAACCTACAAACAAGAATGCCACAGGGTGTGAATATTAAATATGACCTCATATCATTATGAATGATTTTTTATCCCAACAATATGTGTTTTCTttcattgtttttgtttttataattACTTAAGTTTCGATCTGCTTATACCGACCATATGGATTGGATCTTTCAGACCTTGTGTCGATGACAAGATATGACGTAAAATGTCGACCAGTCTTTCATATATGCAGTAATTAAAGACCTTTCTGTGTGAAACTCGTTTGTGATATAAACTCCCAGATGGGCTTGTGACATTTATCCAATATTAAGATTTTTACACTTGACTCTTAAATTTAATCATTTTAAGGAGATCCTTTTCTTCAACATAAAGAAAGGAGAATAAGAACCCCTGAAGTTTGTGTGAACTTTGCGTGGGAAAACATCGTAGCAGCAGGTCTTTATCCACTAGCTCAAAGAAAACTGAAAATTAGAAGAAGCTGCAGAAGGGAAAGCTGGTGAAAAATGCTAGTAACATGAAAGattattctaaaaaaaataaactgaCAGCACAAATGCGCTCTAAAGTTACAATATGGGAAAATAATgagattttattaaaaaataaattaaaaacattaGCAATTTAAATAGTTTATTAACTTACAATATAATGCTTGTTAAATACATTGCATACATTTTTAAGCAGTTATTTAATTGGTAGAAACAAAGTGGAGGGGTGCCCATCCATAAATTTCCTCAGCAATCTCTGGTCTGACCATATCATTTATGTGTACATGGGTTTTATCTGCTCCCAGGTCTTATAACTGGACATGTCTAGTAGTTGCCTTGCTTGGCAAATGAAGACTGCGATTAGGGTGAGCACATCTCCCTCTGCAAAGTGAGGATAATTTGGTTCCTTTCCAAAACTTCGTTTATATATTTCGGACAAGGTGTGTCTTCCCTTGACTTTTTTGGCAGTCGGATCATCAAGCTTTCGGAAAGCTTGGAGAGAATCCAGGCACAACATGGTGCCGGGAAAGTCTTCATTTTGTTGCTGCAGCTCAGTCTTCAAAAGGGGAAAGTCGTAGAAAAACCCATTATGGGCAACCAGGCAGACGGGTTTAGCCTGGCGATCGACAAACTGGTTGATTGACTTGATGAGATTTGTGTCGAACTTTTGCTTCTCGCTGTCGTTGAGGTTTTTGTTGCTGAGTCCCGTGATGGTGGAAGCTCCTTCAGTGAGGGGTTTCCCTGGATCCACACAAAGACAAAGCTTGTCCATAACCCTTGGGAGCTGAACTTCTCCGGACTCATCAGTTACTGAGTTCTCCAGAGAGGACACATGGACGGCAATCAGACAGATCTCGGTTATTTTAGGTAGATCTCGATTTAGACCCGTAGCTTCCAGGTCCAAGAAGACAAAGGTTTTCACTTCTCCACTCATAACTGAGGTCTGTGATGGAAGATCctgaaaaaaataatacatttatgTCACCACTGATATTACCAGTTACTAGCCCAGTTTCTAATAAACCTTGACTACCTGATGAACAGAGCCAAAACAAATCAGTGCAGTGTGAAGAGACAGTCTACAGTATAGCAGATGGAACTTCCTGTGACCACCTCAGTGCATGTAGCTAAAGTTTCTGGAAAAGTAGAGAACGGATTTATGATTGACTACAAGCAAAATATTAATCCATAAAACTATGTATAAAATAATCAACTATAAAAACAAAGCCCCTTTATCTAGCAACCATCAGCATTTTTTTAAATCTACTTTTCTTTTTTCTCCTTGTGGTACTtcctaactttttttttaaccaaattcgtTAAACTGGTGCTggcgaatatacactcaccggccactttattaggtacaccatgctagtaacgggttggacccccttttgccttcagaactgcctcaattcttcgtggcatagattcaacaaggtgctggaagcattcctcagagattttggtccatattgacatgatggcatcacacagttgccgcagatttgtcggctgcacatcccaaagatgctccatacaaggcaggatggatccatgctttcatgttgtttacgccaaattctgaccctaccatccgaatgtcgcagcagaaatcgagactcatcagaccaa is a window of Ranitomeya variabilis isolate aRanVar5 chromosome 2, aRanVar5.hap1, whole genome shotgun sequence DNA encoding:
- the TREX2 gene encoding three prime repair exonuclease 2, which gives rise to MSGEVKTFVFLDLEATGLNRDLPKITEICLIAVHVSSLENSVTDESGEVQLPRVMDKLCLCVDPGKPLTEGASTITGLSNKNLNDSEKQKFDTNLIKSINQFVDRQAKPVCLVAHNGFFYDFPLLKTELQQQNEDFPGTMLCLDSLQAFRKLDDPTAKKVKGRHTLSEIYKRSFGKEPNYPHFAEGDVLTLIAVFICQARQLLDMSSYKTWEQIKPMYT